CCGAGCGCCATCCCGAGTTGCACGGTATCCTCGGCGCCGCGCCGGGCGCCGATTACCGGGTGCGCGGTCTCAAGCTGGCCCGCGAGCCGCACCGCTACAGCGGACGCACCGCGATGCGCGCGCATCTCGACGTCAACGAGCCGCGCGCCCCCCAGGATGCCGATTCGCCGTTCACCTTCTCGATGGAAGGCTACAACGGCTTCGATCGGCCGCGCGAAGAGGTCGCCTTCGCCTGGGCGCCGGGCTGGAACTCGCCGCAGGCCTGGAACAAGTTCACCGACGAGATCGGCGGCCATCTGAGCGCCGGCGATCCCGGGGTGCGCCTGCTGCACCCGCAGCCGGGCGATTATGCATACCACACCTCGCTACCGGCGAATTTCACCCCGCGCGACTCAGCCTGGCAGGTGGTAGTGCTGCCACGGCTGTTCGGCGGCGAGGAGACCTCGGCGCGCGCCGCGCCGATCGTCGAGCGTAGCGCCCCGGCGACGCTGAGGCTGTCGGCCGACGATGCCCAGCGGCTGGGCTGTAACGACGGCGAGCTGCTCGACGTGGCCACCGAGGGCGGCCGGTGCAGCCTGCCGGTGCAGCTCGATGCCGCGCTACCCGCCGGGCTGATCGGCGTGCCGGCGGGCGTCGAGCCGGGGCTGGCCAACGGCGACTTGGCCGGGTTGAGCACGCGGGCAACGAACTATCACGACGTCGGCGCCGCGACACGGCGCGGCGATGAGACAGGAGATCGTCCATGAACTGGTTGTCGCCGACGGTCATCGCCAGTCTGATCGCCATGCTTCAGGCCGTGGTGATTCTGCTCGGCGCAGTGTTGTTGGGGGCGATGATGACGGTGGTCGAACGGCGCCTGCTGGGACTGTGGCAGGATCGTTACGGGCCCAACCGGGTCGGGCCGTTCGGCTCGATGCAGCTCATGGCCGACATGATCAAGATCTTCTTCAAGGAGGACTGGATCCCGCCGTTCGCCGATCGCACACTGTTCGTGCTGGCCCCGGCGATCGCCATGGCCTCGCTACTGCTGTCGTTCCTGATCATTCCCATAACCCCGGGCTGGGGCGTGCTGGACTGGAACATCGGCTTGCTGTTCTTCTTAGCCATGGCCGGCATCAACGTCTACGCGGTGCTGTTCGGCGGCTGGTCGAGCGGCAACAAGTACGCCCTGATCGGCGCCATGCGCGCCTCGGCGCAGACGCTGTCCTACGAAGTGTTCATGGGCCTGGCGCTGATGGGGGTGGTGGCGATGACCGGCTCGTTCAACATGCGCGAGATCGTCAACGCCCAGGAGGGTCTGTGGTTCGTGATCCCGCAGTTCTTCGGCTTTGTCACCTTCCTGATCGCCGGGATCGCAGTGACCCACCGTGCCCCCTTCGATCAGCCCGAGGCCGAGCAGGAGCTGGCCGATGGCTATCACGTCGAGTATTCGAGCATGAAGTTCGGGATGTTCTTCATCGGCGAATACGTCGGCATGGTGCTGGTCTCGGCGCTGATCGCGACGCTGTTCTTCGGCGGCTGGCACGGCCCACTGCTGCCGCCGATCGTCTGGTTCGCGCTCAAGACCGGCGCCTTTCTGGTGTTCTTCGTGCTGCTGCGCGCTTCGCTGCCGCGCCCGCGCTACGACCGGGTGATGAGTTTCGGCTGGAAGTTCTGCCTGCCGCTGACTCTGATCAATCTGCTGGTGACCGGGGCGGTGGTACTGATCGCCGACCCGCTGTGATCACGCCACTGTAATCGAGGAGATATGGCCATGTTCATGAACGTGATCAAGGGCACCGTCTCCCAGCTGCGCACGCTGGGCATGGTCTTCATGCACAGCTTCCGCAAGCGCGAGACGCTCAACTACCCGGAGGAGTCGGTCTATCTGCCGCCGCGCTACCGGGGACGCATCGTGCTGACCCGCGATCCCGACGGCGAGGAGCGTTGCGTGGCCTGCAACCTGTGTGCGGTCGCCTGTCCGGTGGCCTGTATCTCGCTGCAGAAGGGCGAGCAGGAGGATGGGCGCTGGTATCCCGAGTTCTTTCGCATCAACTTCTCGCGCTGCATCTTCTGCGGCATGTGCGAAGAGGCCTGCCCGACCTCGGCGATCCAGCTCACCCCGGACTTCGAGATGAGCGAGTTCAAGCGCCAGGAACTGGTCTACGAGAAGCAGGACCTGCTGATCAATGGGCCCGGCAAGGATCATGACTATCACTTCTACAAGGTGGCGGGACTCTCGATTGCCGGCAAGGACAAGGGCCAGGCGCAGAACGAGGAACAGCCGATCGACATCAAGTCGCTGTTGCCGTAGTCAGCATTCACTAGCGGGACGCAACCATGGAAATTGCCTTCTATCTGAGTGGTCTGGTCGCCGTACTGGCGACACTGGGGGTCATCACCAATACCAACCCGGTGCACGCACTGCTCTACCTGATCGTTTCGTTGATCTCGGTGGCGCTGGTGTTCTTAGCGCTGGGCGCGCCGTTCGCCGCAGCGCTGGAGGTAATCCTCTACGCCGGGGCGATCATGGTGCTGTTCGTGTTCGTGGTGATGATGCTCAACCTGGGTGAGCAGACCACTGCCCAGGAGAAGGCCTGGCTCAAGCCGCGCATCTGGCTGGGTCCGGCGCTGCTGGCCGCGGTGCTGCTGGTGACCTTGGTGGCCACGCTATGGTCGGGCAATACCGGACGCATGATCAGCGGTGAGGTCGTCACCGCCAAGGCGGTGGGCTCGCTGCTGTTCGGGCCCTGGCTGATGGTCGTCGAGCTGGGCGCCATGCTGCTGCTGGCGGCGCTGGTCACGGCATCGCACGTCGGTCGCGCGGCGTCCCCCGACAAGCCCGAGAGCCAGGCCGAATCCGCTGCCCGCAAGGAGGCGCCATGAACGGAATACCCATGGAACACGGCCTGGTGCTGGCGGCGATCCTCTTCGCGCTGGGCTTCGCCGGGTTGATTACCCGGCGCAACATGGTGTTCGTGCTGATGAGCCTGGAAGTCATGCTCAACGCCGCGGCGTTGGCGTTCATCGTCGGCGGTGCGGCCTGGGGCCAGCCGGAAGGCCAGACGATGTACCTGCTGGTGATCACCCTGGCGGCGGCCGAGGCGAGCGTGGGCCTGGCGCTGCTGATCCAGCTTCACCATCGCTTCAAGTCGCTTGACGTGGACGCCGCCAACCGAATGCGCGGCTAAGGGAGCTGTCGATGTCGTTGTTGCCACTGACGTTTTTACTGCCGCTGGTCGGCACCCTGATCCTGGCCCTGTCGCGAGGCACGCTCAATGCACGCGCCAGCGCCGTGGTCGGCGTGGCCAGCGTCGGGCTGGCGGCCTTGGTCACCGCCTGGCTGGCCTGGAATTTCCAGGTCGGCGAGGTGTTCGACATGACGCTCTGGACCTGGCTGTCGGTGGGCGATTTCCAGCCGACCATCGGCCTGCGTCTCGACGGCCTGTCGCTGACCATGCTGTCGATCATCACCGGCATCGGCTTTCTGATCCATCTGTTCGCCGCCTGGTACATGCGCGGCGAGCATGGATTGCGGCGCTTCTATGCCTACATGAACCTGTTCGTGTTCAGCATGACCCTGCTGGTACTTGGCGACAACGTACTGCTGCTGTTCCTGGGCTGGGAAGGCGTCGGCCTGTGCAGCTACCTGCTGATCGGCTACTACTACCAGACCTCGGCCAATGGCTGGGCGGCCTTCAAGGCATTCATCGTCACTCGGTTGGGCGATGTGTTCCTGGCCATCGGACTGTTCCTGCTGTTCAACGCGCTGGGCACGCTGAACATCGCCGAGATCCTCACCCGCGCCCCCGAGGTATGGAGTGAGGGCGGCCTCGAGGTTCAGCTGGCGGCCCTGCTGCTGCTCGGTGGCGCGCTGGGCAAGTCGGCCCAGTTGCCGCTGCACACCTGGCTGGCCGACGCCATGGCCGGCCCCACGCCGGTGTCGGCACTGATTCACGCGGCGACCATGGTTACCGCCGGCGTCTACCTGGTCGCCCGGCTGTACGGGATCTTCGAGCTGGCCCCGGTGGTACTCTATCTGATCGGCGTGATCGGCGCGCTGACGCTGCTGATGGCCGGCTTTGCGGCACTCGCCCAGACCGACATCAAGCGAATCCTGGCCTACTCGACGATGAGCCAGATCGGTTATATGTTCCTGGCGCTGGGGGTGGGGGCCTATGATGCGGCAATCTTCCATCTGATGACCCACGCCTTCTTCAAGGCGCTGCTGTTTCTCTCCGCCGGCTCGGTGATCATCAGCTGCCATCACGAGCAGGACATGCGCCGCCTGGGCGGCTTGTGGCGCCGGCTGCCGCTGGCCTATGCCGGTTTCGTGATCGGCGGTGCCGCATTGTCGGCGCTGCCGCTGATCACCGCCGGCTTCTACAGCAAGGACGAGATTCTCTGGGAGACCTGGGCGGCCGGCAATGGCGGTCTGATGCTGGCGGGCCTGGTCGGCGCCGTCCTGACCTCGCTGTACACCCTGCGGCTGATCATCGGCACCTTCCACGGCGAAATGAAAAGTGACAACGCGCGCCATGCCAAGGCCGGTCGCGGGCTGGCCCACGGCCTGCCATTGCTCGTGCTAGCGATCCTGTCGACCTTTCTCGGCGCCTGGATCCAACCGCCGCTGGCGGGCGTGTTGCCAGCGAGCCCGGGTGCCGAGGCCGAGGGGATCGTGCGTAGCGTGGTGGAGATACTCGCCGCGACCGCCTCGCTGGGCGGCCTGGGACTGGCCGCCTGGCTGTTTCTCAGCCGCCGGCGCTGGCTCGCCGAGCGCGTCGCTGGCGGCTGGGAGGCCCGGCTATGGCGATTCTGGTATCACGCCTGGGGCTTCGATATCGTCTACGACCGGTTGCTGGTTCGCCCCTATCTCGGCCTGGTCCATGTGCTGCGCAACGACATCATCGATCGCCTGATGCTGGTGGCAGGCTGGACGGCCTGGTTGTCGCACCGCGGGCTGAGCCACACCCAGTCCGGCAAGCTGCGGCTGTATGCCGTCAGCATGGCGATGGGGATCACGGTGATCTTGATCGTGCTGGTACTGGGCGGCTGAACGGCTTGATTCACGGCTCATGGTTTACATAACGAGGGGCAGGGGGAGGCCACCAATGTATCGACAAACATGGGGAATGCACCGCTTATGACGCTGTTCTGGCTGATCCTGATTCCCTTCGTCGGCGGCCTGCTGTGCTGGCAGGGCGAGCGCTTCGGCGATCAGGCGCCGCGCTGGATTGCGTTGGCGACGATGTTGATCGAACTGTTGATCACGCTGGGGCTGTGGTTCCAGGGTGACTACTATCTGCCGCAGATGGGCACCGCCAGCGAGGGCGTTCGCTGGTCCATGGAGTGGCAGGTGGCATGGATTCCACGCTTTGGCATCAGCGTGCACCTGGCGCTTGATGGCCTGTCGCTGGTGCTGATCGCGTTGACCAGCTTTCTGGGCATACTGGCGGTACTCTGTTCCTGGAACGAGATCGTGCGCCGGGTCGGCTTCTTTCACCTCAACCTGCTGTGGATACTCGGCGGCGTGGTCGGCGTCTTCCTGGCGATCGACCTGTTCCTGTTCTTCTTCTTCTGGGAACTGATGCTGGTGCCGATGTACTTCCTGATCGCGCTGTGGGGGCACAGTGGCTCGGAAGGGCGGACCCGCATCCGCGCAGCGACCAAGTTCTTCATCTATACCCAGGCCAGCGGCCTGTTGATGCTGGTGTCGATCCTCGGTCTGGTATTCGTGAACTACGCCAATACCGGCGAGTACTCGTTCAGTTACGCGACGCTGATGGAAACCCAGCTTTCCGAAGGCACGGCAATGCTGCTGATGCTCGGCTTCTTCATCGCTTTCGCGGTCAAGCTGCCGGTGGTGCCGCTGCATGGCTGGCTGCCCGACGCCCATGCCCAGGCACCCACCGCGGGTAGCGTCGATCTCGCCGGCATTCTGCTCAAGACCGCCGCCTACGGCATGCTGCGCTTCGCCCTGCCGCTGTTTCCCGAGGCGTCGCAGACCTTCGCTCCGGTAGCCATGGCGCTGGGCCTGGTGGGCATCTTCTACGGGGCGCTGCTGGCCTGCGGCCAGCAGGACGTCAAGCGGCTGATCGCCTATACCAGTATCTCGCACATGGGCTTCGTGCTGATCGGCATCTATGTCGGCACCGAGCTCGCCCTGCAGGGGGTGGTGATGTTGATGGTCGCGCATGCCTTCTCGGCGGCCGGGCTGTTCATCTTGAGCGGCCAGCTCTACGAACGGCTGCATACCCGCGACATGCGCGAAATGGGCGGTCTATGGGGGCGCATGGGGAGCCTGCCGGGATTCTCGCTGTTCTTCGTCGTCGCCTCGCTGGGCATGCCCGGCACCGCCAATTTTCTCGGCGAGTTCATGATCCTGTTCGGTAGCTTCCCGGTCGCCCCCTGGACGGTGGTCATCGCCAGTGGCGGGCTGGTGCTGGCGGCGGTCTATTCACTACTGCTGATGCAGCGAGTTCACTTCGGACCGGCACAGGGCGAGGGGCGCTTCACCGACCTCGATGGTCGTGAATATCTGATGATGCTCTCGCTCCTCGGCCTGGTGCTGCTGTTCGGCCTCTACCCACAGCCCCTGCTGGATACCACCGGCGCGGCGATGCTCGAGGTGCAGCAGCTGTTCGGTGCCGCTGCACAGTCGTCCACTCTGCCGACGGGGGCTCCATGACCTTGACCGCGACGCACCTGCTGGCGTTGACGCCGCTGATCCTGGTCGGTGCCACGGCCATCGTGGTGATGCTGACAATCGCCTGGCGCCGCCAGCATACCGTCATCGCCATGACCACGGCCGCAGGACTCAACCTGGCGCTGGTCTCGCTGATCGGCGTCTGGTTCATGGCACCGCTGGCCACGCCGATGCTGGCCGTCGATGGCCTGGCGATCTTCGCCGCGGTATTGATCCTGGTCGCCGCGCTGGCCTGTGTCACGCTGGGTCATGCCTATCTCGAGCACTATCGGGGACCGCGCGAAGAGTTCTACCTGCTGCTGCTGTGTGCCACGGCGGGGGGTCTGGTGCTGGCCGCCAGCACCCACCTGGCAACGCTGCTCTTCGGCCTCGAACTGTTGTCGATGCCGCTGTACGGCATGCTCGCCTATACCTATCATGAGCGGCGCTCGCTCGAGGCCGGCGTCAAGTATCTGGTGCTGTCCGGGGCGGCGAGCGCCATCCTGCTGTTCGGCATGGCGCTGCTCTACGCCGAGACCGGGCAGCTCGATTTTGTCGGCCTGACGGTCGGTCTGGCGGAAAGTCCCGGTGCCTGGGGGCTTGCCGGGGCCGCGTTGGTGCTCGTGGGGCTGGGCTTCAAGCTGTCGATCGTACCGTTTCACCTATGGACGCCGGATGTTTACGAAGGCGGTCCGGGGCCGGCAGCGACTTTTCTCGCCTCGGCCAGCAAGGTCGCGGTGTTCGTGGTGCTGCTGCGTCTGGTCATGGCGGCGCCGGCCTTTCAGGGGGCCTGGCTGCACGGCGTGCTGGCGGTACTGGCGATCCTCACCATGCTGGTCGGCAACCTGCTGGCGCTGACCCAGTCCAATCTCAAGCGCCTGCTGGGTTACTCGTCGATCGCTCACTTCGGCTACCTGCTCACGGCAGTGGTCATCGGCGAGGGGCTTGCGGTCGAAGCGACCGGGGTCTATCTGGTGGTCTACATGCTGACCACGCTGGGCGCATTCGGCGTGGTGACGCTGATTTCGTCGCCCTATCGGGGCGAGGATGCGGCGGCGCTGCACCATTATCGCGGACTGTTCTGGCGGCGTCCCTACCTGACCGCGGTGCTCACCGTGGCCATGCTCTCGATGGCCGGCATCCCCTTCACCGCAGGCTTTATCGGCAAGTTCTACATCATCGCGCTGGGTGTCGAGGCCGAGCACTGGTGGCTGGTGGGGGCCGTGATCGTGGGCAGCGCCATCGGGCTCTATTATTACCTGCGGGTGATGGTCACGCTGTATCTGGCCGAGGCGGGCATGCAAAAGCGTGACGCGCCGGAGAACTGGGGCGTGCGCGCTGGCGGTGTGGTCGTGCTGGGGGTGGCCTTGCTGATTATCCTGCTGGGCATCTACCCGACACCGATGATCGAATGGGTGCGGCTCATGGGCGGCGTCATGCTGAATACGGGCTAGCGGCGCCAGGCATCAGCCCGCGCTGGTCGCGTCACTTGAACTGGGCCGGCAGCCAGGTCGCCAGTTCGGGCACGAAGGCCAGCGCCATCAGCATGCAAAGCTGCAGCACGATGAACGGGATCACCCCGCGGTAGATCGCCGTGGTGGGCACCGATTCGGGGGCCACGCCACGCAGATAGAACAGCGCGAAGCCGAACGGCGGAGTGAGAAACGAGGTCTGCAGGTTGATGGCGATCATGATCCCCAGCCAGATCGGGTCGAGGCCCATGGCCAGCAGCACCGGGCCGACAATCGGCACCACCACGAAGGTAATCTCGATGAAGTCGAGGATGAAACCGAGCAGGAAGATCACCAGCATGACGATGATCGTCGCGCCGACCACGCCGCCGGGCATGTTCACGAACAGCTCCTTGACCAGCTGCTCGCCACCGTAGGCACGGAACACCAGCGAGAACAGCGCGGCGCCGATCAGGATCAGAAACACCATGGTGGTGACGTGGGTCGTCGAGCGCACCACGTCGCGCAGGGTGGCGAAGTCCAGCTTGCGATAGGCGAGTGCCAGCACCAGCGCGCCGAAGGCCCCCACCGCCGAGGCCTCGGTAGGCGTGGCGAAGCCGCCGAGAATCGAGCCCAGCACGGTGACGATCAAGACCAGCGGCGGCACCAGGCCCTTGAGCAGCAAGCTGAACAGGCTGCCCTGATGATTGAGCTCGGCCATCAGTTCCTGGCGATCGGCGGGCGGTGCCGATTCCGGCTTGAGCCAGGCGATGAACGCCACATAGGCAATGTACAACACCACCAGGATCAGCCCGGGAACCAGTGCGCCGATGAACAGATCGCCCACCGATACGGTCTTGGGGCTCCAGATGCCCATCGTCAACTGCGCCTGCTGATAGGCCGACGAGAGCACGTCGCCAAGCAGTACCAGGGCGATCGACGGCGGAATGATCTGGCCCAGCGTGCCGGTGGCGCAGATCGTGCCGGTTGCCAGCGACGGGCTGTAGCCGCGCTTGAGCATGGTCGGCAGCGACAGCAGGCCCATGGTCACCACGGTGGCGCCGACGATCCCGGTGGAGGCGGCCAGCAGCATGCCGACCAGCGTCACCGAGATTCCCAACCCACCGCGCAGCGAGCCGAACAGCAGCGCCATGGCGTCGAGCAGGGTCTCGGCGACCTTGGACTTCTCCAGCAACACGCCCATCAGCACGAACAATGGCACGGCGAGCAGCGTCTGGTTGGTCATGATGCCGTAGAGGCGGTTGGGCAGCGCGGACAGGAAGCTGGCATCGAAATTGGCAGCGATGCCCAGCGACTCGAGTCCCATGCCCAGCCCGGCGAAAGCCAGCGAAGTGCCCGCCAGCGTCAGCGCTACCGGGAAACCGAGCATCAGTACGGCACAGATCAGAGCGAACAGCACCAGCGGCATGAATTCCAGCATCAGATCGGCTCCTCGCTGTGATCATGCTTGTGCTGTGGCGGCAAGCGACCGGAAATGATCAGCGACTTGCGAACGATCTCGGCGCTGCCCTGGAGGATCATCAATACCGCAAAGGCCGGCATCAAGGTCTTGAGCAGGAATACGGCGGGGATGCCGCCGTTGTCCGGCGAGCCCTCGAGAATCGCCCATGAAGCGCCGACATAGCCCAGGCTGGAGACGATCACGAAGCCCATGAACGGCAGCAGCAGGAACAGCGTGCCCAGCAGGTCGACCCAGGCCTGGGCGCGTGGCGAGAAGCCTCGATAGAAGATGTCCACGCGCACGTGGCCATCGTGCTTGAGGGTATAGGCGGCCGCCAGCAGGAACAGCGCGGCGTGCATGTACATCACCGATTCCTGCATGGGGATGCTGTTGAAGTTGAAGAGATAGCGCAGCACTACGATCAGGAACTGGACCAGCATCATTATCAGGACCAGCCAGGCGAGTGCCTTGCCCAGCCGCTCGGTAAGGGTGTCGATCCAGGCCAGGAGCGCCGGTTCGGATGCAGCTCGGTTCATGAATCCCTCGCTATCATGGCAGCGGTTGCGTTTTTTCTGGTGTTATCGGGCCCTGTGCGGGCAACCGCCAAGCCACGCCTGAAATCAGCGTCACAGTGCCCGTGTACCGGAAAGTCCGGCAACCGGTCATTGGTCTGACGGTCTGGCCAGAGCGCGCCGGCAGGCAGCGGGAAGATGGATATCCACGGCGATCGGCAGGTGATCCGAGTAAAGCTGATCGAGCACTTGCAGGTTGTCCGCTTCCAGCGACGAAGACAGCAGGATGTGGTCCAGCGCCCGGCTTGGCTGCCAGGAAGGATAACTCAACAGAGGGCGCGCTGGCTTTAACGGTAGCGCGGTGCAGAAGCTCGAATGACGGCTGTGGAGTTGATCCGGGGTGCAGTTGAGATCGCCCATCACCACCACATGGCTGAGCGGTGTGATGATCTCGCCGAGATAGTCGAACTGGCGAGCCCGCGAACGGTGGCTCAGGGCCAGATGAACGACAAACACGTGCAGTGCGTCGGGACCCGAGCCGAAGCGGGCATGGATGGCGCCGCGGCCAGGCAGGGTGCCGGGCAACCGGTGCTCCTCGATGCGCTCGGGTATTAGCCGCGACAACAGACCATTGCTGTGCTGGGCGAGCCGGCCCAGGTTGCGGTTGAGCTGCTTGTAGTGATGCGGAAACCCGGCCCGGTGCGCCAGGTATTCCACCTGATTGACGTTACCCGAACGGAAGCTTCCGCCATCAACCTCCTGCAGGCCGATGATGTCGAACGACCTGAGCACATCGCCCATGGCGTCCAGGCGGCGCTGGCGCGTTGGATGGGGCAGCAGGTGCTGCCAACTGCGCGTCAGGTAATGATGGTAGGCCGAGGTCTGGATGCCGACCTGCAGATTGAAGGTCATCAGTCGCAGGGTGGCGAGGGCCGCGGCCGGCGTGGCGCGTATGCTGCTCATGGCGTCACTCGCTGCGTTCTTGACGTACCTTGTCGATCAGCGCACCGGCGATCTGGGGCATCTCCTCCAGGCTGCCGGCAGTACGCGGGGTCACTACATATTGGCCATCGACCACCAGTGCCGGCACGCCCATCAGCTCATAGGCGCGCATCTTGGCGTACGCCTGGTTGATCTGGCTCTTGACGCCGAACGAGCTCAACGCCTCCTTGGCATCCGCCTCGCTGACAGCGTAGTCGCTGAAGAAGGCGGCGATATCGTCGGTGTCGGTCAGCCGCTGGCCCTGTTGCTGGATCGCGTCGAAGAAGTCGCTGTGGACCTGGTCGAGGATGCCCAACTGCTGGGCGGCATAAAAGGCGCGCGCGTGGGCCGTCCAGGTGTCGCTCATGGTTGCGGGGAGGCGCTGGAAGGTGACGTCATCGGGTAGTTCGTCGACCCAGGCATTGAGCGGCTCTTCCAGCTTGTAACAGTACGGGCAACCGTACCAGAACACTTCGATGACCTCGATCTGGCCCTCGTCCACGCTGGTTTCGACCGAGGTGTCGAGAACCTTGTACTCCTTGCCGGCGACCGGCGAGGCGGCCATGACCAGCGAAGACAGACCCAGGCCGGCGACCGCAGCGATCCACGGTTTCAACATGCGCCCTTTACTCCTCAGAAATGCCAAGTATGTGGCAAAGGTAACAGATATTCGGCCATTTGAGACGGCGACCGGCCCAACTTGGAGCCTCAAGCGGCGAGGGGCTCCCGGTTACGCCGCCGCGCCACGCTAGCGCCGGTTCGATGCCTTTCTGTGCATTCGCCGCCCCCGAGAAGGTAATGGTACACTTCCCGCCCCGGCGCTGCCCGGGGCCATCAACCGAGGCCTGGCGAATGTGCCGGGTCGCGTCCCGCCATGTCCTTCGTCAGTACCGTAACCCCAGGAAACCCGCCGTCGTGAGCCGCCTCAATTTCCATACCGCCCAGTTCATGACCAGCGCCCCGACACTGGCAGCCTGTCCGCCGGATGACGGCCGCGAGGTCGCGTTCGCCGGCCGCTCCAATGCCGGCAAGTCGAGCGCCATCAACGCCCTGGTCCAGCAGAAAGCGCTGGCGCGGACCTCGAAGACCCCGGGGCGCACCCAACTGATCAACTTCTTCGGCCTCGCCAACGACACCCGTGAGCGGCTGGTCGACCTGCCCGGCTACGGTTTCGCCAAGGTCCCCGAATCGGTCAAGCGCGAATGGCAGCGGCATCTTTCCGAGTACCTGCAAAAGCGTCGCTCATTGCAAGGCCTGGTGCTGATGATGGACGTGCGCCACCCGCTGACCGACTTCGACGAGATGCTGCTGGGCTGGGCCGACGATCAGGACATGCCCGTGCACATCCTGCTGACCAAGGCCGACAAGCTCAAGCCCGGCGCCGCCAAGAACACGCTGCTCAAGGTGCGCCGGCAACTCGCCGACTGGGAGGATCTGGTCAGCATTCAGCTGTTCTCGGCGCTCAAGCGCCAGGGCGTCGACGAACTCGCGGCACGCCTCGATACGTGGCTGCTCGACGAGATCGATGGCGGCTGAGACCGCACCGAACAGCTTCATCGACCGATGACGGGACTTCAGCATTCGTCATTCAGGCGCTCGAGCAGTGCCGCCAGCTCGCGGATATGACCCAGGCGGTGCACCCCGGGCGGCAGCTCCGCACGGCACTCGTCGTGCTTGTCGATCCAGGCTATCTGCATGCCCAGCCGCCATGCCGGCAGCACATCCTCCTGCCAGGAGTCGCCGACATGCATGGCACGCGCGGGCGTGCTGCGAAGACGTGCCAGGGCGGCGAGGAAGGGCCGGGCGTCGGGCTTGGGCGCGAGCAGCTCGCCGGCGGCGATCACCACCGGGAAATGCTGCGCCAGCTCCAGGCGCTTGAGGTCGGCATTGCCGTTGGTGATCGCGGCCAGCGCGTAGCGTGGCCGCAGCGCATCGAGCAGCGCGATCGCCTCGGGGTAGGGCGTAAGCGTATGGCGCAGCGTCAGGAAGTGGCCGATGGCCGCCGCGGCCCACAGATGGGCGGCGCTGCGTGGCAGGCCATACTCCTCGAGCAGCTCGATCAGTGCGCGTTCGCGCAACCAGGTGAAGTCGCCGCGGCGCAACGGATG
The genomic region above belongs to Halomonas zincidurans B6 and contains:
- the nuoH gene encoding NADH-quinone oxidoreductase subunit NuoH; the encoded protein is MNWLSPTVIASLIAMLQAVVILLGAVLLGAMMTVVERRLLGLWQDRYGPNRVGPFGSMQLMADMIKIFFKEDWIPPFADRTLFVLAPAIAMASLLLSFLIIPITPGWGVLDWNIGLLFFLAMAGINVYAVLFGGWSSGNKYALIGAMRASAQTLSYEVFMGLALMGVVAMTGSFNMREIVNAQEGLWFVIPQFFGFVTFLIAGIAVTHRAPFDQPEAEQELADGYHVEYSSMKFGMFFIGEYVGMVLVSALIATLFFGGWHGPLLPPIVWFALKTGAFLVFFVLLRASLPRPRYDRVMSFGWKFCLPLTLINLLVTGAVVLIADPL
- the nuoI gene encoding NADH-quinone oxidoreductase subunit NuoI → MNVIKGTVSQLRTLGMVFMHSFRKRETLNYPEESVYLPPRYRGRIVLTRDPDGEERCVACNLCAVACPVACISLQKGEQEDGRWYPEFFRINFSRCIFCGMCEEACPTSAIQLTPDFEMSEFKRQELVYEKQDLLINGPGKDHDYHFYKVAGLSIAGKDKGQAQNEEQPIDIKSLLP
- the nuoJ gene encoding NADH-quinone oxidoreductase subunit J, whose amino-acid sequence is MEIAFYLSGLVAVLATLGVITNTNPVHALLYLIVSLISVALVFLALGAPFAAALEVILYAGAIMVLFVFVVMMLNLGEQTTAQEKAWLKPRIWLGPALLAAVLLVTLVATLWSGNTGRMISGEVVTAKAVGSLLFGPWLMVVELGAMLLLAALVTASHVGRAASPDKPESQAESAARKEAP
- the nuoK gene encoding NADH-quinone oxidoreductase subunit NuoK, whose product is MNGIPMEHGLVLAAILFALGFAGLITRRNMVFVLMSLEVMLNAAALAFIVGGAAWGQPEGQTMYLLVITLAAAEASVGLALLIQLHHRFKSLDVDAANRMRG
- the nuoL gene encoding NADH-quinone oxidoreductase subunit L, producing MSLLPLTFLLPLVGTLILALSRGTLNARASAVVGVASVGLAALVTAWLAWNFQVGEVFDMTLWTWLSVGDFQPTIGLRLDGLSLTMLSIITGIGFLIHLFAAWYMRGEHGLRRFYAYMNLFVFSMTLLVLGDNVLLLFLGWEGVGLCSYLLIGYYYQTSANGWAAFKAFIVTRLGDVFLAIGLFLLFNALGTLNIAEILTRAPEVWSEGGLEVQLAALLLLGGALGKSAQLPLHTWLADAMAGPTPVSALIHAATMVTAGVYLVARLYGIFELAPVVLYLIGVIGALTLLMAGFAALAQTDIKRILAYSTMSQIGYMFLALGVGAYDAAIFHLMTHAFFKALLFLSAGSVIISCHHEQDMRRLGGLWRRLPLAYAGFVIGGAALSALPLITAGFYSKDEILWETWAAGNGGLMLAGLVGAVLTSLYTLRLIIGTFHGEMKSDNARHAKAGRGLAHGLPLLVLAILSTFLGAWIQPPLAGVLPASPGAEAEGIVRSVVEILAATASLGGLGLAAWLFLSRRRWLAERVAGGWEARLWRFWYHAWGFDIVYDRLLVRPYLGLVHVLRNDIIDRLMLVAGWTAWLSHRGLSHTQSGKLRLYAVSMAMGITVILIVLVLGG
- the nuoM gene encoding NADH-quinone oxidoreductase subunit M codes for the protein MTLFWLILIPFVGGLLCWQGERFGDQAPRWIALATMLIELLITLGLWFQGDYYLPQMGTASEGVRWSMEWQVAWIPRFGISVHLALDGLSLVLIALTSFLGILAVLCSWNEIVRRVGFFHLNLLWILGGVVGVFLAIDLFLFFFFWELMLVPMYFLIALWGHSGSEGRTRIRAATKFFIYTQASGLLMLVSILGLVFVNYANTGEYSFSYATLMETQLSEGTAMLLMLGFFIAFAVKLPVVPLHGWLPDAHAQAPTAGSVDLAGILLKTAAYGMLRFALPLFPEASQTFAPVAMALGLVGIFYGALLACGQQDVKRLIAYTSISHMGFVLIGIYVGTELALQGVVMLMVAHAFSAAGLFILSGQLYERLHTRDMREMGGLWGRMGSLPGFSLFFVVASLGMPGTANFLGEFMILFGSFPVAPWTVVIASGGLVLAAVYSLLLMQRVHFGPAQGEGRFTDLDGREYLMMLSLLGLVLLFGLYPQPLLDTTGAAMLEVQQLFGAAAQSSTLPTGAP
- the nuoN gene encoding NADH-quinone oxidoreductase subunit NuoN encodes the protein MTLTATHLLALTPLILVGATAIVVMLTIAWRRQHTVIAMTTAAGLNLALVSLIGVWFMAPLATPMLAVDGLAIFAAVLILVAALACVTLGHAYLEHYRGPREEFYLLLLCATAGGLVLAASTHLATLLFGLELLSMPLYGMLAYTYHERRSLEAGVKYLVLSGAASAILLFGMALLYAETGQLDFVGLTVGLAESPGAWGLAGAALVLVGLGFKLSIVPFHLWTPDVYEGGPGPAATFLASASKVAVFVVLLRLVMAAPAFQGAWLHGVLAVLAILTMLVGNLLALTQSNLKRLLGYSSIAHFGYLLTAVVIGEGLAVEATGVYLVVYMLTTLGAFGVVTLISSPYRGEDAAALHHYRGLFWRRPYLTAVLTVAMLSMAGIPFTAGFIGKFYIIALGVEAEHWWLVGAVIVGSAIGLYYYLRVMVTLYLAEAGMQKRDAPENWGVRAGGVVVLGVALLIILLGIYPTPMIEWVRLMGGVMLNTG